The Capra hircus breed San Clemente chromosome 11, ASM170441v1, whole genome shotgun sequence genomic interval GAGAGACCAGGAGGGCCGGGGGCAGCCCGGCCTGTAGGCGCTGAGCAGCACGGGCCGGCAGAAGGGATAGGGAACAGCGGGAGCCGGCCTGCCGGCAGCCGTCTCGGCCACAGTGGGAGGAGCCCACCCAGGGGCGGGTGTCCCCCACAGTCACGGTGAACCCAGACCTCCCGAGAGTCAGGTCTGCTGCGATGTGGAGGGCAGTCATGGGACACACACCCCACCAGCCCGCCCGCCACCCCTCGGTCCCCAGGAAAGACGGGACCATGGGTTCGGCTGTAGAGTTTATTTGGGCGGAGCAGCTGCAGGTGGCCCCCCAGGGCTGGTAGCCCAGGTAAGCCAGGTGGGCGGGGCTGCAAGCACCCCAGTGGGGGGCAGGGGCTCCCCTAGGTCAGATCCTGAGACACGGAATGGCAGGGCCTCAGGATGCCGCCCTCATCCGAGGGCCCCAGCCAGGAGTCGGTGTCCTAGCTGAGTggcctaagcctcagtttctctaccTGTAAAGTGGGGCCACAGTCCCGTCTCTCAGAGTTGTTGAGACAGAGGGAGCCATGCAGCTGAAGGGTTAGCACAgtgggggacctgggagcctgatATGGGGTCCACAGGGCCTGTGACCCCAAGGCAGGACTCTGTTGGGTGGAAACCCAGACGAGGCCaacctgcccccacctccagggCCCCCTCCTGGTGTCAGCACCCTGGAGGTCCTGGGAGCTACAGTGAGCATGGACTCCTATCAGGCTGGGACTCAGCCTGGGCGGAGACTTGCCTCCCTCAGGAGCCTGGTGCACCTCCCGTGGGCCGGGGCAGCATGTGGGGCTGCGCGGGGGACAGGCGCCCGGCCCCCTCTCAGCTCAGGCTTTGCAGCCACAGGAGGGGCTGGCCCAGGACAGGAGATGCTCACAGCATCCATGCCCGGGTAGGCCCTGACCCTTGGGAAGTCCCGGCTCCACCTGTCCAGGAGTCagcccccccatccctgggactccagACTCCTCTTCCAGCTGTGACGGGGAGGCCTGGGGACCCAGCCCCAGCCTCGGGGCAGGGAAAGGGACTCACCACCTAGGACAGCAGGTTCACACAGGTCACTGTGGAGAAGAGACAGTGGGGAAGTGGGGAGACAGTTCCCAGGAAGGAGGCCCCCAGGCCCCCAGCGCGCCACTCACAGTCCTTGGTGAGCAGCTGCACGTCTGAGACCGACAGCCCCTGCTCCACGGCCTTCTCCACGAACTTTTCTGTGGCTTTCTCATTGTGTTCCAAGGTCCGGCCTGCGAGGAAGGGGGAGCGGCTGGCTGGGGCCCCCCAGGAcgccctccctgcccagcctgtCCCCGCTCAGCCCCGCCCACCCCGGGCCCGCCCACCCCgggcccccccccccagcccccccccCAGGCCCCTCCCGTCTGGGCCCtaggctcctcctgcccccgccccgcggggccgggccgggcggggCTGGAGCGGGAGGCTGCCCGCTCACTGTAGAGCTTCAGCACGCGGCTGGGCTTCTCGCCTCCGTGGGGGACGATGCTTATGACGGCGTAGGTCTTGTAGTCCGTGGCCACCACGATGACCTCTTTGCCTCCTTGGGACAAAaccaaacccaggactcccaggctgtggggagggggaggcgcCTCCCATGGGCCATACCCCCACCTCGGAAAGTACACACACAGGTGCTGCACACACGTGGGACTGCAGCAGGCCTTCTGGACTCCCCGGGGGAGCTTCCTGAAGAGGGTGGGCAGGGAGCCCCACCGGCCAGCACATAGGCCACCTGGTCAGTCTCATCAGAGTTTGCAGAGAGGAGGTGCAGGAGCTCGCTTCCATGCAGGCTGGGCAGtgagctcaggctgagggctCTGGGCCACCACGTCCCCACAGGAAGACCCTCAGGGCCAGGGTGGCTGAGCAAGGGCCGTGTGCGGTGGGACCAAGGTCCGCACCGGCTCCCAGCCGTGCAGAGGGCGGGGCTGAGGACTCCAGGCTGAGCTGGGCGTTGGGGCAGGGAGTGAGGAAGAGGCAATCGCGGGCGCATTCCTCACCAGAGTCTAAAGGGAGCTTGAACTTCCCAGGGGCGTCCCCCTTCACTGCCTGGTTCTTCTCCTTCATGCACAGGTTCATGCTGGAGAGGGCAGACGCTTTCAGCCCACGCTCGCCCACCGCCACCGCGCCTtgctctggaccaccagggagcccccGACCAACGGGTCCCGGCCCAGCTCCACGTCCAGGCACCAGCCACCTCAGGAAGCCCCTTGGAGGACGGAAGCCCTGCGCCTCCGCCCTGGCCTGGGAGCCCGGGcaccctcctcccccaaccccatcctCGTCCCGCCAGGGGGCCCGCGTGACACCCTTAAGGCCAGTGCCACTCACTGGTCAGACACGGAGGTCAGGCCAAGGTGGGGCCCGTCCTGCTCCACTATCACGGCCCCCATCTTCCGCCCTGGGGACGAGCTCTGGTGCTCCAGGTTGGAGGCCAAGGCAATCTCGTACCACATACCTGAAAACTGCGGGGACAGCAAGCTGGAGGGGGATTGCCTTGGGGGGGGGTGCCCGCCACTGGGATCAGGGcctcccccagcccagcaggACAGTGGTCTGGGGAATTCCCGGGCCCCGCACGCCTGGAGCTGGCAGAGGCTCTAGAGGAAGCGTCCCCAGGGGCCTCCAGGCTCCCTCCGGCTGGCCCGGCCAGCCACCATGGCGGGCGCCCTGACGCAGCCACCTGGGTCAAGTTGAAGTTCTGGAGGCCCAAGTCCTCCTTGCCAGCCGCCAGCATCACGAGGAGCCCCAGCAGGGCTGCAAGCAAGCTGCCCCTCATGTCTGGCCGGCAGGGGCTGGGGCCAGCTCCCCAAAGCCACAGGACACGCTCCTCGGGCCCAGCCTGGACTTATACCCTCCCCGTGGGTGTCAGCAAAGGCACAGGCTGGCTTCATTAAGCAGACGGCCTGCCCATCGGCCGGACCAGGCCTGAGGGCCCTCCGCCCCCGGACCTTGATGTTGCCCCGGCCACTCGGCTGGCCAGTCAGCTGCCCTGTAGGCTGGGCCCCAGGCCCGGGGGGGACAGTGCCCAGAGCCCCCAGACCACCCGCGGGAGGCTGGAGGGCAGTGTGGGGCTCCAAGGcgagggggcagggcaggaggcgGCACGTCCTGCACTTCGGGGACACGTGTGCGGGGGGCAGATGGCGGTCAGGGCCCCTCACGGCACCAGGACCCAACCGCTGCCCACGAGGCTCCAGCAGGAGCCCTCAGCAGCACCCAGGGCGGCCCGAGGCCCTGGCATCTGGCCCTCCTGGGAGCCCCAGGCGACCTCCGGATGTGGGTGTATGCCCTCGAGGGCCCGCCAGCTGCGTAGGCAGGGGCGCGGGCCAATGGGGCGAGACCAAGGGCACGGGCACCCAGGTGGTGCTGACTCTGTAGCCCACCCCATGGGCAGCGGCGTGAGCCGGGATGTCCCGACCCCGCCAGCCCTGCAGGCCAATCAGCAGCCCCCGAGGCGGCTCCCCTGGCCCTTCACCCATGGAACCGTTTCCCGTGGTGGGGACAGCGTCTCTCTGTCCCATGGAACTGTTCCCCGAGGAGGGACAGCATCTCTCCACCACATGGGTGAAGAGCTTCACAAGCAGGGGTGGAGGGCAGCTGCCCCGTCACCCCAGCTGCCCTCACGGCCCTTGACTGCTGCACCCCACCGCCAAGTGTCAACCGTCTTCCCGCCGGTGGTGGCTGGCAGCAGCCAAGCCGGAGGGCTGGGGGAGCGGCAGGGGCAAAGACAGGGAAAAGGAGGCAGAAGACgagggcagggagagggcaggggggAGAGATGCCCGCGGAGTGCCAAAGGGACGAGGGGGTCCCAGCTCCCTGGGGAGCAGAGTGCCTGGGCCCTGCAGACAGAGCAGGGCCTCACAGTCTCAGCTCAGCCTACCATGCGGCAGAGGCTCCAGGGCAGCTGCTGAACGTTTGTTGACCCCACCAGCCCCGCCTGCCACCCCTGGCCCCCCAGGAAAGACAGGACCATGGGTTTGGCTGTAGAGTTTATTCCGGCGGAGCAGCTGCAGGTGGCCCCCAGGGCTGGCGGCCCAGGGAGGCCGGGTGGGCGGGGCTCCAAGCATCCCCATGGGGGCGGGGGCTCCCCTAGGTCAGCTGCTGCGACGGAGAAGGGCAAGGCTTCGGGGCGCCGTCCGAACCCGAGGGCCCCAGCCAGGAGTGGGTGTCCTAGCTGAGTGGCCTGGGCCTCAGCTTCTCTGCCTGCGAAGTGAGGTCACAGTCCCGTCTCTCGGAGCTGTTGAGACAGAGGGGGGCCTGCAGCTGAAGGGTTAGCACAGTGGGGCACCCGGGAACCTGAGACAGGGTCCACAGGGCCTGTGACCGCCGGCAGATGGAAACCCGGACAAGGCCAgcctcccctgccctgcccccgccccgcccgccccagcctcccctgtcctgcCCTC includes:
- the LOC108637125 gene encoding epididymal-specific lipocalin-5-like, producing MRGSLLAALLGLLVMLAAGKEDLGLQNFNLTQFSGMWYEIALASNLEHQSSSPGRKMGAVIVEQDGPHLGLTSVSDHMNLCMKEKNQAVKGDAPGKFKLPLDSGGKEVIVVATDYKTYAVISIVPHGGEKPSRVLKLYSRTLEHNEKATEKFVEKAVEQGLSVSDVQLLTKDLTCVNLLS